From a single Pongo pygmaeus isolate AG05252 chromosome 12, NHGRI_mPonPyg2-v2.0_pri, whole genome shotgun sequence genomic region:
- the ST3GAL5 gene encoding lactosylceramide alpha-2,3-sialyltransferase isoform X4: MALLFEHRYSVDLLPFVRKAPKDSEAESKYDPPFGFRKFSSKVQNLLELLPEHDLPEHLKAKTCRRCVVIGSGGILHGLELGHTLNQFDVVIRLNSAPVEGYSEHVGNKTTIRMTYPEGAPLSDLEYYSNDLFVAVLFKSVDFNWLQAMVKNETLPFWVRLFFWKQVAEKIPLQPKHFRILNPVIIKETAFDILQYSEPQSRFWGRDKNVPTIGVIAVVLATHLCDEVSLAGFGYDLNQPRTPLHYFDNQCMAAMNFQTMHNVTTETKFLLKLVKEGVVKDLSGGIHCEF, translated from the exons ATGGCACTGTTATTTGAGCACAGGTATAGCGTGGACTTACTCCCTTTTGTGCGGAAGGCCCCCAAAGACAGTGAAGCTGAGTCCAAGTACGATCCTCCTTTTGGGTTCCGGAAGTTCTCCAGTAAAGTCCAGAACCTCTTGGAGCTCTTGCCAGAGCACGACCTCCCTGAACACTTGAAAGCCAAGACCTGTCGGCGCTGTGTGGTTATTGGAAGCGGAGGAATACTGCACGGATTAGAACTGGGCCACACCCTGAACCAGTTCGATGTTGTGATAAG gttAAACAGTGCACCAGTCGAGGGATATTCAGAACATGTTGGAAATAAAACTACTATAAGGATGACTTATCCAGAGGGCGCACCACTGTCTGACCTTGAATATTATTCCAATGACTTGTTTGTTGCTGTTTTATTTAAGAGTGTTGATTTCAACTGGCTTCAAGCAATGGTAAAAAATGAAACCCTG CCGTTCTGGGTACGACTCTTCTTTTGGAAGCAGGTGGCAGAAAAAATCCCACTGCAGCCAAAACATTTCAGGATTTTGAATCCAGTTATCATCAAAGAGACTGCCTTTGACATCCTTCAGTACTCAGAGCCTCAGTCAAGGTTCTGGGGCCGAGATAAG aACGTCCCCACAATCGGTGTCATTGCCGTTGTCTTAGCCACACACCTGTGCGATGAAGTCAGTTTGGCAGGTTTTGGATATGACCTCAATCAACCCAGAACACCTTTGCACTACTTCGACAATCAGTGCATGGCTGCTATGAACTTTCAGACCATGCATAATGTGACAACGGAAACCAAGTTCCTCTTAAAGCTGGTCAAAGAGGGAGTGGTGAAAGACCTCAGCGGAGGCATTCATTGTGAATTTTGA